Proteins co-encoded in one Halorussus vallis genomic window:
- a CDS encoding metal-dependent transcriptional regulator, with amino-acid sequence MNTADQYLKAIYLVQRMENGPASTGALAERLDVSPASVNEMIGKLQERELADHEKYKGVRLTDEGIERAREALQTYCIIERFLKNVLEVEEFPSEAKALESVIDETVAERLDTIIDREPQCPDCFSAEADMCAELLDSEAD; translated from the coding sequence ATGAATACGGCAGACCAGTATCTCAAGGCTATCTACCTCGTCCAGCGGATGGAGAACGGCCCGGCCTCCACCGGCGCGCTCGCCGAGCGACTCGACGTCAGTCCGGCCAGCGTCAACGAGATGATCGGCAAACTCCAGGAGCGCGAACTCGCCGACCACGAGAAGTACAAGGGCGTTCGGCTCACCGACGAGGGAATCGAGCGCGCCCGGGAAGCCCTGCAGACCTACTGCATCATCGAGCGCTTCCTCAAGAACGTCCTCGAAGTCGAGGAGTTCCCGAGCGAGGCCAAGGCCTTGGAGAGCGTCATCGACGAGACGGTGGCCGAGCGGTTGGACACCATCATCGACCGCGAACCCCAGTGTCCTGACTGCTTCAGCGCGGAAGCGGATATGTGCGCGGAGTTGTTGGATAGCGAGGCGGATTAG
- a CDS encoding ferritin-like domain-containing protein, protein MSVGHRVSTDRQLARLLQIGVVLEEVVEVRAARHYDTLSPDERDEVIEELLAEAREESADHRRRLESLIDELDADPVPLEEIETLVEAQYAQTGPDDFDGVLYDQLHGEETAYKFYDDLIQAVEASDVTFGLDRERLLATLRAIREEEAEGVEEVTEVMETRA, encoded by the coding sequence GTGAGCGTCGGCCACCGAGTCTCGACCGACCGCCAGCTCGCCCGGCTGCTCCAGATTGGAGTCGTGTTAGAGGAGGTCGTCGAGGTCCGCGCGGCGCGCCACTACGACACGCTGTCGCCCGACGAGCGCGACGAGGTGATCGAAGAGCTCCTCGCGGAGGCCCGCGAGGAGTCGGCCGACCACCGACGCCGACTGGAATCGCTCATCGACGAACTCGACGCCGACCCGGTTCCCCTCGAAGAGATCGAGACGCTGGTCGAAGCCCAGTACGCCCAGACCGGACCCGACGACTTCGACGGTGTGCTCTACGACCAGTTGCACGGCGAGGAGACGGCCTACAAGTTCTACGACGACCTCATCCAGGCCGTCGAAGCCAGCGACGTGACCTTCGGCCTCGACCGCGAGCGACTGCTCGCCACGCTCCGAGCGATCCGCGAGGAGGAGGCCGAGGGCGTCGAGGAAGTGACCGAAGTGATGGAGACTCGAGCATGA
- the sufD gene encoding Fe-S cluster assembly protein SufD, protein MTATQVHETISEETVREISEDLGEPEWLLETRLDALSALAELDMPDVIRTPGRDWTNLDALDYEGFVDPLNAAEEKDQVGPDSVEVLPFAEAVDEREELLKEHFGSVIDPEENYLTALSTALFSTGTVVYVPKNVDAEDVTIRTTQNSQSLFNYTLVVTEQSSSVTILERQDTGESVEGDQYYSGLVEIAAGENSHVQYGSLQDLDEETYNYTLKRGVTDDYSTVNWVEGNLGSRLTKSSVETELDGEGSETKTVGAFFGHDDQHFDVAARVWHNAAHTTADLVTRGVLDDAARSVYEGVQDVGRDAWDTNSYQRENTLMLSDESEADASPKLIINNHDTEASHSATVGQIDEEDLFYMTSRGLDEESTRNMLVEGFFVPVLDEVEVEELREDLDSRIRQRLK, encoded by the coding sequence ATGACCGCCACGCAAGTCCACGAGACAATCTCGGAGGAGACCGTCCGCGAGATTTCCGAGGACCTCGGCGAACCCGAGTGGCTGCTCGAGACGCGCCTCGACGCGCTCTCGGCGCTCGCCGAACTGGACATGCCCGACGTCATCCGGACGCCCGGCCGCGACTGGACCAACCTCGACGCGCTCGACTACGAGGGCTTCGTCGACCCGCTGAACGCCGCCGAGGAGAAGGACCAGGTCGGCCCCGACTCGGTCGAGGTCCTGCCGTTCGCCGAGGCCGTCGACGAGCGCGAGGAACTCCTGAAGGAGCACTTCGGCTCCGTCATCGACCCCGAGGAGAACTACCTCACCGCGCTCTCGACCGCGCTGTTCAGCACGGGCACGGTCGTCTACGTCCCGAAGAACGTCGACGCCGAAGACGTGACCATCCGGACGACTCAGAACTCCCAGTCGCTGTTCAACTACACGCTGGTCGTCACCGAACAGTCGAGTTCGGTGACCATCCTGGAGCGCCAGGACACCGGCGAGTCCGTCGAGGGCGACCAGTACTACAGCGGCCTCGTGGAGATCGCCGCGGGCGAGAACAGCCACGTCCAGTACGGCTCGCTTCAGGACCTCGACGAGGAGACGTACAACTACACGCTCAAGCGCGGCGTCACCGACGACTACTCGACGGTCAACTGGGTCGAGGGGAACCTCGGCTCCCGACTCACGAAGTCCTCGGTCGAGACGGAACTCGACGGCGAGGGCTCGGAGACCAAGACCGTCGGCGCGTTCTTCGGCCACGACGACCAGCACTTCGACGTCGCCGCCCGCGTCTGGCACAACGCGGCCCACACGACCGCCGACCTGGTGACCCGCGGCGTGCTCGACGACGCGGCGCGCTCGGTATACGAGGGCGTCCAGGACGTCGGCCGCGACGCGTGGGACACCAACTCCTACCAGCGCGAGAACACGCTGATGCTCTCGGACGAGAGCGAGGCCGACGCCTCCCCGAAGCTCATCATCAACAACCACGACACCGAGGCGAGCCACTCGGCGACCGTCGGTCAGATCGACGAGGAGGACCTCTTCTACATGACCTCCCGCGGCCTCGACGAGGAGTCGACGCGGAACATGCTGGTCGAGGGCTTCTTCGTCCCCGTCCTCGACGAGGTCGAGGTCGAGGAACTCCGCGAGGACCTCGACTCGCGAATCCGCCAGCGCCTCAAGTGA
- the sufB gene encoding Fe-S cluster assembly protein SufB: MSSDQDHLKQTDTEERFSFKKEERSAVKSGKGLTEEVVRLISEDKDEPEWMLQRRLRALEHYQNMPMPTDWPGQPDLTQLDVEEIVPYIRPDVDKREGADSWDDLPEEIQDTFEKLGIPEAERKALSGVGAQYESEVVYQNMQEQWEEKGVVFMNMDEAVQEHPELVKEHFMTSCVPPSDNKFAALHGAVWSGGSFVYVPEDVTVEMPVQAYFRMNSEGMGQFEHTLIIAEPGSEVHYIEGCSAPKYGTHNLHSGGVEVFVKEDAHVQYSTVQNWSKNTFNLNTKRALVDSGGRMEWVSGSMGSKATMLYPCSILKGRGASANHISIAFAGEGQDIDTGAKVYHNAPRTNSTIESKSISKDGGRTNYRGLVHIAEGAEHSSTSVECDALMFDNESTSDTMPYMEIDESRVDVAHEATVGKIGDEDVFYLQSRGLDDDDAKQMIVSGFIEPITEELPIEYAVELNRLIELEMEGSLG, translated from the coding sequence ATGAGTTCCGACCAAGACCATCTCAAGCAAACCGACACCGAGGAGCGTTTCTCCTTCAAGAAGGAAGAGCGTTCCGCGGTCAAGTCCGGCAAGGGCCTGACCGAAGAGGTCGTCCGCCTCATCAGCGAGGACAAGGACGAACCGGAGTGGATGCTCCAGCGGCGTCTCCGCGCACTCGAGCACTACCAGAACATGCCGATGCCGACCGACTGGCCGGGTCAGCCCGACCTCACCCAGTTGGACGTCGAGGAAATCGTCCCGTACATCCGCCCCGACGTCGACAAGCGCGAGGGCGCCGATAGCTGGGACGACCTCCCCGAGGAGATTCAGGACACCTTCGAGAAACTCGGCATCCCCGAGGCAGAGCGCAAGGCGCTATCGGGCGTGGGCGCTCAGTACGAGTCCGAGGTCGTCTACCAGAACATGCAGGAGCAGTGGGAGGAGAAGGGCGTCGTCTTCATGAACATGGACGAGGCCGTCCAGGAGCACCCCGAGCTCGTCAAAGAGCACTTCATGACCTCGTGCGTCCCGCCGAGCGACAACAAGTTCGCCGCGCTCCACGGTGCCGTCTGGAGCGGTGGCTCGTTCGTCTACGTCCCCGAGGACGTCACGGTCGAGATGCCCGTCCAGGCGTACTTCCGAATGAACTCCGAGGGTATGGGCCAGTTCGAGCACACCCTCATCATCGCCGAACCCGGTAGCGAGGTTCACTACATCGAGGGCTGTTCCGCGCCCAAGTACGGCACCCACAACCTGCACTCGGGTGGCGTCGAGGTGTTCGTGAAAGAGGACGCTCACGTCCAGTACTCGACGGTGCAGAACTGGTCGAAGAACACGTTCAACCTCAACACCAAGCGCGCCTTGGTCGATTCGGGCGGTCGCATGGAGTGGGTTTCGGGCTCGATGGGCTCGAAGGCCACCATGCTCTACCCCTGCTCGATTCTGAAGGGTCGCGGCGCATCTGCGAACCACATCAGTATCGCGTTCGCGGGCGAAGGCCAAGACATCGACACCGGCGCGAAGGTCTACCACAACGCGCCTCGGACGAATTCGACCATCGAGTCGAAGTCCATCAGCAAGGACGGCGGCCGCACTAACTACCGCGGCCTTGTCCACATCGCCGAAGGTGCCGAGCATTCGAGCACGAGCGTCGAGTGCGACGCGCTGATGTTCGACAACGAGTCGACCTCCGACACCATGCCGTACATGGAGATCGACGAGAGCCGCGTCGACGTCGCCCACGAAGCCACCGTCGGCAAGATCGGCGACGAGGACGTCTTCTACCTCCAGAGTCGCGGACTCGACGACGACGACGCCAAGCAGATGATCGTCTCCGGGTTCATCGAGCCCATCACCGAGGAACTGCCCATCGAGTACGCCGTCGAACTCAACCGACTCATCGAACTCGAGATGGAGGGGAGCCTCGGATGA
- a CDS encoding ABC transporter ATP-binding protein, with translation MATLELKNLHAEVVEADEKILNGVDLEVESGEIHALMGPNGSGKSTTAKIIAGHPAYEVTDGEVLIHLEDDEFGEGFEIPEDKRTWNLLDLEPNERAALGIFLGFQYPAEIEGVTMTNFLRQALNAKLEEREELFEDEDGEEEEEESGYETSPMEGPADEGEVGVAEFQQLLSEKMEQLDMDEKFAQRYLNAGFSGGEKKQNEVLQAAILEPSVAVLDEIDSGLDIDRLQDVSKGINALRDEQGTGILQITHYQRILDYVEPDHVHVMLDGEIAMSGDASLAEKLEDKGYDWVREEAYETA, from the coding sequence ATGGCAACGCTCGAACTCAAAAATCTCCACGCGGAGGTCGTCGAAGCCGACGAGAAGATTCTCAACGGCGTCGACCTCGAAGTGGAGTCCGGCGAAATTCACGCACTGATGGGACCGAACGGAAGCGGGAAGTCGACGACGGCGAAGATCATCGCCGGCCACCCCGCCTACGAAGTGACCGACGGCGAGGTGCTCATCCACCTCGAGGACGACGAATTCGGCGAGGGCTTCGAGATTCCCGAGGACAAGCGAACCTGGAACCTCCTCGACCTCGAACCGAACGAGCGCGCGGCGCTCGGCATCTTCCTCGGCTTCCAGTACCCCGCCGAGATCGAGGGCGTCACGATGACGAACTTCCTCCGCCAGGCGCTCAACGCCAAGCTCGAAGAGCGCGAAGAGCTCTTCGAGGACGAGGACGGCGAGGAGGAAGAGGAGGAGTCGGGCTACGAAACCAGCCCGATGGAAGGCCCCGCCGACGAGGGCGAGGTCGGCGTCGCCGAGTTCCAGCAGCTCCTCTCCGAGAAGATGGAACAGCTCGACATGGACGAGAAGTTCGCCCAGCGCTACCTCAACGCCGGCTTCTCCGGCGGTGAGAAGAAGCAGAACGAGGTGCTCCAGGCCGCGATTCTGGAGCCCTCGGTCGCCGTGCTCGACGAGATCGACTCGGGCCTCGACATCGACCGCCTGCAGGACGTCTCGAAGGGCATCAACGCCCTCCGCGACGAGCAGGGCACCGGCATCCTCCAGATCACCCACTACCAGCGCATCCTCGACTACGTCGAGCCCGACCACGTCCACGTCATGCTCGACGGCGAAATCGCGATGAGCGGTGACGCGTCGCTCGCCGAGAAGCTCGAGGACAAGGGCTACGACTGGGTCCGCGAGGAAGCCTACGAAACCGCATAA
- a CDS encoding DNA-directed DNA polymerase, with translation MSNTGSDAKLTDFSGGGDSDRDVAAEARAVAGSDPQRADAVVDDADWLPEADGTVELAVIQVDYTVEGSGDDERPVVHVFGRTPENELEHVKVHGFKPYFYAPTASLDGPPEEQFDSLTGSRTTDENGEPYESIRGEKLTKIFGRTPRDVGNVRENFDHYEADILFPNRFLIDKDVKSGIRIPERRDDEGVLHFHDETDELATVDVDASPRVNYFDIEVDDRSGFPEDGEEPIICLTSFDSYRDEYVAWLYEAPDGEGEIPSSLPGYDPIEDIEVDVRAFGDEREMLAAFLDYIEETDPDILTGWNFEDFDAPYFLDRLDELAGPHEYDLDSDRLSRVNEVWRSDWGGPTVKGRVVFDLLYAYKRTQFSELDSYRLDAVGEVELGVGKERYAGDIGDLWEDDPERLLEYNLRDVELCVVLDRKQDIVSFWKEVASFVGCKLEDATTPGDAVDVYVLHKAHGRFALPSKGQQESEDYEGGAVFEPITGVRENVTVLDLKSLYPMSMTTINASPETKVDPDEYDGEAYVAPNGTHFRKQPDGIIRKIIDETLEEREQKKALRNERDPGTTEYERFDRQQAAVKVIMNSLYGVLGWERFRLYDKEMGAAITATGREVIEYTDETASGLGYEVAYGDTDSVMLELGADVSKEEAIEQSFEIEAGINDAYDEFALSELNAENHRFQIEFEKLYRRFFQAGTKKRYAGHIVWKEGKDVDDIDITGFEYKRSDIAPITKKVQKQVIDMIVHGEDLDDVKDYVHDIIEDFQAGNVDLDDVGIPGGIGKRLDAYDTATAQVRGAKYANLMLGTNFQRGSKPKRLYLDTVHPDFWQRMETEEGFDPSGNSTADRLYREFKKEPDVICFEFADQVPEEFEVDWDKMLDKTLQGPIERILEALDISWDEVKSGQEQTGLGSFV, from the coding sequence ATGAGTAACACGGGGTCAGACGCCAAACTGACCGATTTCTCCGGCGGGGGTGACAGCGACCGCGACGTCGCGGCCGAGGCTCGCGCCGTCGCCGGGAGCGACCCCCAGCGCGCGGACGCAGTCGTCGACGACGCCGACTGGCTCCCCGAAGCCGACGGGACGGTCGAACTCGCGGTCATCCAGGTCGACTACACCGTCGAAGGGTCGGGCGACGACGAGCGACCAGTCGTCCACGTGTTCGGTCGCACGCCCGAGAACGAACTCGAACACGTCAAGGTGCACGGCTTCAAGCCGTACTTCTACGCGCCGACGGCCTCGCTGGACGGCCCGCCCGAAGAGCAGTTCGACTCGCTCACCGGAAGCCGGACGACCGACGAGAACGGCGAGCCCTATGAGAGCATCCGGGGCGAGAAGCTCACGAAGATATTCGGCCGGACTCCGCGGGACGTCGGGAACGTCCGCGAGAACTTCGACCACTACGAGGCCGACATCCTCTTCCCCAACCGCTTCCTCATCGACAAGGACGTAAAGAGCGGCATCCGCATCCCCGAGCGCCGCGACGACGAGGGCGTCCTCCACTTCCACGACGAAACCGACGAACTTGCGACCGTCGACGTCGACGCCAGCCCCCGGGTCAACTACTTCGACATCGAGGTCGACGACCGGTCGGGCTTCCCCGAGGACGGCGAGGAGCCCATCATCTGTCTCACCAGCTTCGACTCCTACCGCGACGAGTACGTTGCCTGGCTCTACGAGGCGCCCGACGGCGAGGGCGAGATTCCGTCGTCGCTGCCGGGTTACGACCCCATCGAGGACATCGAGGTCGACGTCCGGGCGTTCGGCGACGAGCGCGAGATGCTCGCGGCGTTCCTCGATTACATCGAGGAGACCGACCCGGACATCTTGACCGGGTGGAACTTCGAGGACTTCGACGCGCCGTACTTCCTCGACCGACTCGACGAACTCGCCGGCCCCCACGAGTACGACCTCGACTCGGACCGGCTCTCGCGCGTGAACGAGGTCTGGCGCTCCGATTGGGGCGGCCCGACGGTGAAGGGCCGGGTCGTCTTCGACTTGCTGTACGCCTACAAGCGGACGCAGTTCAGCGAACTCGACTCCTACCGTCTCGACGCGGTGGGCGAGGTCGAACTCGGCGTCGGCAAAGAGCGCTACGCCGGCGACATCGGCGACCTCTGGGAGGACGACCCCGAGCGCCTGCTGGAGTACAACCTCCGGGACGTCGAACTCTGCGTCGTTCTCGACCGAAAGCAGGACATCGTCTCCTTCTGGAAGGAGGTCGCCTCGTTCGTCGGTTGTAAACTCGAAGATGCGACCACGCCCGGCGACGCGGTGGACGTCTACGTCCTCCACAAGGCCCACGGCCGGTTCGCGCTCCCCTCGAAAGGGCAACAGGAGAGCGAGGACTACGAGGGCGGCGCGGTGTTCGAACCCATCACGGGCGTCCGGGAGAACGTCACGGTGCTCGACCTCAAGAGCCTCTACCCGATGTCGATGACGACCATCAACGCCTCGCCCGAGACGAAGGTCGACCCCGACGAGTACGACGGCGAGGCCTACGTCGCGCCCAACGGCACCCACTTCCGCAAACAGCCCGACGGCATCATCCGGAAGATCATCGACGAGACGCTGGAGGAGCGCGAACAGAAGAAGGCGCTCCGGAACGAGCGCGACCCCGGAACCACCGAGTACGAGCGGTTCGACCGCCAGCAGGCGGCGGTGAAGGTCATCATGAACTCGCTGTACGGCGTGCTGGGCTGGGAGCGGTTCCGCCTCTACGACAAGGAGATGGGCGCCGCCATCACGGCGACGGGGCGCGAGGTCATCGAGTACACCGACGAAACTGCGAGCGGACTCGGCTACGAGGTGGCCTACGGGGACACCGACTCGGTCATGCTCGAACTCGGCGCTGACGTCTCGAAGGAGGAGGCCATCGAGCAGTCGTTCGAGATCGAAGCGGGCATCAACGACGCCTACGACGAGTTCGCGCTCTCGGAACTCAACGCCGAGAACCACCGCTTCCAGATCGAGTTCGAGAAGCTATACAGACGGTTCTTCCAGGCCGGCACCAAGAAGCGCTACGCCGGCCACATCGTCTGGAAGGAGGGCAAGGACGTCGACGACATCGACATCACCGGCTTCGAGTACAAGCGAAGCGACATCGCGCCCATCACGAAGAAGGTCCAGAAGCAGGTTATCGACATGATCGTCCACGGTGAAGACCTGGACGACGTGAAAGACTACGTCCACGACATCATCGAGGACTTCCAGGCGGGGAACGTCGACCTCGACGACGTGGGCATCCCCGGCGGCATCGGCAAGCGACTCGACGCCTACGACACCGCGACCGCGCAGGTCCGGGGCGCGAAGTACGCCAACCTCATGCTCGGGACGAACTTCCAGCGCGGGAGCAAGCCCAAGCGTCTCTACCTCGACACCGTTCACCCGGACTTCTGGCAGCGCATGGAGACCGAGGAGGGGTTCGACCCGAGCGGCAACTCCACCGCCGACCGGCTCTACCGCGAGTTCAAGAAAGAACCCGACGTCATCTGCTTCGAGTTCGCCGACCAGGTGCCCGAGGAGTTCGAAGTCGACTGGGACAAGATGCTCGACAAGACGCTCCAGGGCCCCATCGAGCGCATCCTCGAAGCGCTCGACATCTCGTGGGACGAGGTGAAGTCCGGACAGGAGCAGACCGGACTCGGTAGCTTCGTCTGA
- a CDS encoding DUF7331 family protein: MSDHANPGDELDSAEAALPEADEEAETENAVEAYETEDGVVFYDAQNPLAWVKATSALTLKEQA; the protein is encoded by the coding sequence ATGTCCGACCACGCCAACCCCGGTGACGAGCTTGACAGTGCGGAAGCGGCGCTTCCCGAAGCGGACGAGGAGGCGGAGACGGAGAACGCCGTCGAGGCGTACGAGACGGAGGACGGGGTCGTATTCTACGACGCCCAGAATCCGCTGGCGTGGGTGAAGGCGACGAGCGCGCTCACGCTGAAAGAGCAGGCGTAA
- a CDS encoding DUF7322 domain-containing protein: MLPDDRAPEEAEAEQRGTDLIPDDPGERFRESDDETLGLEVPSVPEFSADDADPELRRQFWSLVLLFNVALFGMSLGLMLVGFEGRLKVGGAIFLVGLVAFLRGLRGYRKVNED; the protein is encoded by the coding sequence GTGCTGCCCGACGACCGAGCGCCCGAGGAGGCCGAGGCCGAACAGCGCGGGACCGACCTCATCCCGGACGACCCGGGCGAGCGGTTTCGGGAGAGCGACGACGAGACGCTCGGCCTCGAAGTGCCGAGCGTGCCGGAGTTCTCGGCCGACGACGCCGACCCCGAACTCCGCCGGCAGTTCTGGTCGCTCGTGTTGCTGTTCAACGTCGCGCTGTTCGGAATGAGCCTCGGACTGATGCTCGTGGGCTTCGAGGGCCGCCTGAAAGTCGGCGGGGCCATCTTTCTGGTCGGCCTCGTCGCCTTCCTCCGCGGGCTACGAGGCTACCGCAAAGTGAACGAGGACTGA
- a CDS encoding DUF7346 family protein, with protein MRTVRDEDGTVYLLVKRSGDSSRVRNPETGEETYRDNADLEPAEGVSALETAATAVPDSVRRLLTAVRDERGLGLLLELDGRGPLSVRYLLDATDLCESDLLGTLTEFRAAGLIEEADVAGERGYATTDSAASALSVVRGSVASPASPASADPGDAGDAASENDEGD; from the coding sequence ATGCGCACCGTCCGGGACGAAGACGGCACCGTCTACCTGCTCGTGAAGCGGTCGGGCGACTCCAGCAGGGTCCGGAACCCCGAAACCGGCGAGGAGACGTACCGCGACAACGCCGACCTCGAACCGGCGGAAGGCGTCTCGGCGCTCGAGACGGCCGCGACGGCCGTCCCGGATTCCGTCCGTCGACTCCTCACCGCCGTTCGCGACGAGCGCGGCCTCGGACTGCTCCTCGAACTCGACGGCCGCGGCCCGCTCTCCGTCCGATACCTGCTCGACGCGACCGACCTCTGCGAGAGCGACTTGCTCGGGACGCTCACCGAGTTCCGGGCGGCGGGGTTGATCGAAGAAGCGGACGTCGCCGGCGAACGCGGTTACGCGACGACCGACAGCGCCGCCTCGGCACTGTCGGTCGTTCGTGGGTCGGTCGCGTCGCCCGCATCGCCTGCGTCTGCAGACCCAGGCGATGCGGGTGACGCGGCCAGCGAAAACGACGAAGGCGACTGA